The genomic stretch CATCAACCTATTGGCCAGTTTTGTCTACACCCGATTGGACCTTACGGAAGATAAACGCTACACACTCTCCGAGCCCGCCGTTGAAGTGGCCCAAAAATTTGAAACACCCGTTATTGTAGATGTATTGTTGGATGGAAACATTCCCGCAGAGTTCTCCAAATTGAAAGCTGAAACCATTCAATTGTTGGAATCCTTCGCATCGAAGAACAGTAACATCAAATACAACTTGGTGGATCCTTTGGAGGATAGCGAAAATCCACAGGAAACGGTCGCTCAATTACAAAGCCTGGGATTACAGCCCGCCAATGTTACCGTTGAGGAAAACGGGAAAGTATCCAACGAGCTGGTTTTCCCTTGGGCGATGGTCAATTACAACGACCAGACCGTAAAAGTGCAGTTACTCAAAAATAAATTGGGTTCCACGGCCGAGGATCGCATCAACAATTCGGTACAACAATTGGAATATGCCTTTGCCGATGCCTTTACCAAACTCAGCATTAAAGAAAAAAAGAGCATTGCCGTCATCAAAGGAAATGGCGAACTGGATGATATTTTTATTGCCGATTACCTGACCACCATACGTGATTATTACAACATTGGCGCCATTACGCTGGATTCGGTGGCCACCAATCCGCAAAACGTTTTGAATCAGCTCAAAGGGTTTGATCTTGCCATCATTGCAAAGCCAACAGAGGCATTCACCGACCAAGAAAAATATGTGATGGATCAGTATATGGTTCAAGGCGGTAAATCCATTTGGATGGTGGACCAGGTCAATATGGAAATGGACAGCATTTATGCTGGTGGTGGCGAGGCGATTGCCATTCCAAGAGACCTTAATTTGAAGGATTTGTTCTTTAAATATGGGGTTAGAATTAATCCAGTTTTGGTCAACGACCTGTATTTTACCCAAATTGTTCTGGCCACGGGCGAAGGAAATGATTCTCAGTACAATCCCCTACCTTGGTTGTATTACCCGATGGTTTTTTCGCAGAACAACCACCCTATCAACACCAATATTGAAGCGGTTCGCTTTCAGTTTACTAGTCCAATGGATGTATTGGAAAACGATTATCAAAAAACCATTTTGTTGCAGAGTTCGCCACTTTCAAAGATCGATGGAATTCCTAGAGTGGTAAGCTTGGATATGATCAACCAAGAACCTGACCGGGAAACCTACAACAATGGCAATCTGCCGCTAGCTGTGCTTATTGAAGGTGAATTTACCTCAATGTACAAGAACAGGGTGAAACCATTGAAGCTGCAAAACACGCTGGAAGAAGGCCCCGAAAACAAAATGATCGTGATCTCTGATGGTGATGTGATCAAAAACCAGTTGCGCAATGGCCGACCCTTGGAATTGGGTTACGATAAATGGACGAACAGCTTCTACGGCAACAAGGAATTCTTGGTAAACAGCACAAATTACCTCTTGGACAATACGGGGCTTATTAACATTCGGAACAAGAAAGTTTCCATCCCGCTCTTGGATGTCAAAAAAATAGCGGAACAAAAAACCAAGTGGCAGCTCGTAAACATTGGATTGCCAGTAGTTTTAACCCTATTGTTCGGTTTGTTTTTCAGCTACTACAG from Flagellimonas oceani encodes the following:
- the gldG gene encoding gliding motility-associated ABC transporter substrate-binding protein GldG encodes the protein MGKFFISIVKVIVAVVVINLLASFVYTRLDLTEDKRYTLSEPAVEVAQKFETPVIVDVLLDGNIPAEFSKLKAETIQLLESFASKNSNIKYNLVDPLEDSENPQETVAQLQSLGLQPANVTVEENGKVSNELVFPWAMVNYNDQTVKVQLLKNKLGSTAEDRINNSVQQLEYAFADAFTKLSIKEKKSIAVIKGNGELDDIFIADYLTTIRDYYNIGAITLDSVATNPQNVLNQLKGFDLAIIAKPTEAFTDQEKYVMDQYMVQGGKSIWMVDQVNMEMDSIYAGGGEAIAIPRDLNLKDLFFKYGVRINPVLVNDLYFTQIVLATGEGNDSQYNPLPWLYYPMVFSQNNHPINTNIEAVRFQFTSPMDVLENDYQKTILLQSSPLSKIDGIPRVVSLDMINQEPDRETYNNGNLPLAVLIEGEFTSMYKNRVKPLKLQNTLEEGPENKMIVISDGDVIKNQLRNGRPLELGYDKWTNSFYGNKEFLVNSTNYLLDNTGLINIRNKKVSIPLLDVKKIAEQKTKWQLVNIGLPVVLTLLFGLFFSYYRKRKFTA